A region of the Cytobacillus sp. IB215665 genome:
TGAAAATGCGTATGGGTTGGGACGATGATCATATATTTGCAATTGAGAATGCAATGGCAGTTGAACGTGCCGGAGGAAAAGCTGTATCGTTACATGGGAGAACTCGTGAGCAAATGTACGAGGGTAAGGCAAACTGGGATATCATTAAACAGGTAAAACAAGCAGTTAATATACCGATCATCGGAAATGGTGATGTTGAATCTCCACAGGATGCAAAAGCGATGCTTGAGCAAACAGGTTGTGATGGGGTAATGATAGGACGAGCGGCATTAGGTAACCCTTGGATGATATACCGTACAGTCAAATTTCTTGAAACGGGTGAATTAATTGAAGAGCCTGGAATTCGAGAAAAGATAGATGTTTGTATTTTACACCTTGACCGACTAATTGCTCTGAAAAATGAGAACATAGCTGTGAAAGAAATGAGAAAGCATGCAGCATGGTATTTAAAAGGGATTAAAGGCAATGCAAGAGTAAGGAATGCTATAAATGATTGTCATAATAGAGCGGACTTAGTAAATCTACTAATAAAGTTCGTTGATGATGTGGAAAATAAACAGCAAAGTGTAGCGAAAGTTGTTTGACATCAAGTATGGCCTAGAATATAATAACCCCTAAAAGACGTTTATATACTGCCAGTCTATCGCTGGCAGTTTTTCTAAAGGAAGAAAAGTATCACCCTTTCACGTTGAAGGCATAAGCAACTTCAGCGGAAAGGATTCCAACGCTTTTTAGAAACTAAATTCTTTAGACTTAACTCAATTTCAGAATAACTCGGCAATGTCGGGTTTTTCTTTTTAACAATGGCTGTTTTCGTATAGATTGTTGTTGGAAGAGCCCTTGATAAGTAACGCTTCTTTTGAACTAGAAGTATATAAAATCTCTTTTTTTGTTAGAAAAATAATATTGGAGTTGATAGGTATGAGTACAGAAGAGTTAAATGATCAGTTAGTAGTCAGACGTGAAAAATTACATAAGTTAGAAGAAAACGGGATTGATCCGTTTGGAAAACGTTTTGAACGTACACACTCCGCTAAAGAGCTGATTTCCACATTGGATCATTACTCTAAGGAAGAGTTAGAACAAAATGAAGTACAAGTTAAAATAGCAGGTAGAATAATGACAAAACGAGGGAAGGGTAAAGCTGGTTTTGCGCATATTCAAGATTTGACAGATCAAATCCAAATATACGTTAGAAAAGATGCGGTAGGTGATGCACCATATGAGACTTTTACCATCGCAGACATTGGAGATATCATTGGAATTTCTGGTACTGTTTTTAAAACAAAAGTTGGGGAGCTTTCTATTAAAGCAACTTCATTTGAATTATTAACAAAATCACTTAGACCATTACCTGATAAATACCATGGTTTAAAGGATATAGAGCAAAGATATCGTCAGCGATATTTAGATTTAATTACTAACCCTAAAAGTAAGCAAACGTTCATATCTAGAAGCCAAATTATTCAATCTATGAGACGTTATTTAGATAACAATGGATATTTAGAGGTAGAAACTCCGATGATGCACTCAATCGCAGGCGGAGCTTCGGCAAAACCTTTTATTACTCACCATAATGCTCTAGATATCCCTTTATATATGAGAATTGCAATTGAATTACATTTAAAGAGATTAATTGTTGGTGGCTTAGAAAAAGTTTATGAAATTGGTCGTGTTTTTCGTAATGAGGGTGTATCTACTCGTCATAACCCGGAATTCACAATGCTTGAACTTTATGAGGCGTATGCAGATTTTGAAGACATTATGTCATTAACTGAAAATATGATCGCTCATATTGCAGAGGAAGTACTCGGGTCTACAACTGTTATGTATGGTGATGATGAAGTAGAATTAAAGCCAAAATGGAAAAGGCTACACATGGTTGACGCAATAAAAGAATATGTTGGCGTAGACTTCTGGAAAGAGATGAGTGTTGAAGAAGCACGTGCTCACGCGAAAGAGCATGGTGTTGAAATAAATGATAATATGTTATATGGACATATTGTAAATGAATTCTTCGAACAAAAAATAGAGGATAAACTTATACAACCGACATTTATTTATGGTCATCCAGTAGAAATTTCTCCTCTAGCTAAGAAAAACGCACAAGATCCGCGTTTTACTGATCGTTTTGAGCTGTTTATCGTTGGTCGTGAACATGCCAACGCATTTACCGAACTGAATGATCCTATTGATCAAAGGCAACGTTTTGAAGCACAAATAAAAGAACGTGAGCAAGGCAATGATGAAGCGCATATGATGGATGAGGACTTTGTTGAGGCGTTGGAGTATGGAATG
Encoded here:
- the dusB gene encoding tRNA dihydrouridine synthase DusB, coding for MLKIGDLQMKNPVVLAPMAGVCNSAFRLTVKEFGAGLVCAEMVSDKAILYKNAKTLGMLYIDEREKPLSLQIFGGEKETLVEAAKFVEQNTTADIIDINMGCPVPKITKCDAGAKWLLDPAKIYEMVAAVVDAVQKPVTVKMRMGWDDDHIFAIENAMAVERAGGKAVSLHGRTREQMYEGKANWDIIKQVKQAVNIPIIGNGDVESPQDAKAMLEQTGCDGVMIGRAALGNPWMIYRTVKFLETGELIEEPGIREKIDVCILHLDRLIALKNENIAVKEMRKHAAWYLKGIKGNARVRNAINDCHNRADLVNLLIKFVDDVENKQQSVAKVV
- the lysS gene encoding lysine--tRNA ligase yields the protein MSTEELNDQLVVRREKLHKLEENGIDPFGKRFERTHSAKELISTLDHYSKEELEQNEVQVKIAGRIMTKRGKGKAGFAHIQDLTDQIQIYVRKDAVGDAPYETFTIADIGDIIGISGTVFKTKVGELSIKATSFELLTKSLRPLPDKYHGLKDIEQRYRQRYLDLITNPKSKQTFISRSQIIQSMRRYLDNNGYLEVETPMMHSIAGGASAKPFITHHNALDIPLYMRIAIELHLKRLIVGGLEKVYEIGRVFRNEGVSTRHNPEFTMLELYEAYADFEDIMSLTENMIAHIAEEVLGSTTVMYGDDEVELKPKWKRLHMVDAIKEYVGVDFWKEMSVEEARAHAKEHGVEINDNMLYGHIVNEFFEQKIEDKLIQPTFIYGHPVEISPLAKKNAQDPRFTDRFELFIVGREHANAFTELNDPIDQRQRFEAQIKEREQGNDEAHMMDEDFVEALEYGMPPTGGLGIGIDRLVMLLTNAPSIRDVLLFPQMRNK